The Helianthus annuus cultivar XRQ/B chromosome 15, HanXRQr2.0-SUNRISE, whole genome shotgun sequence genomic sequence GTtctatacttttttttttaaccagaaaaagaattttttttttttaaatgcctGTTGAAGTCGAACCCTTCGCATTTGGTTACATGGGCCTTTTAACCcatatagttttttttaaatgtgttttaTATAATAAACTAAACTGTTTTGGGCATATTATGCCACAACTAAAAACTTAAAAAAGAAATTGACATGCGATTTTATAATTATTTGATGTAAATAAATGCTTGTTTGACTTTCTGGGTCAAATTTATATCAAGAAGAATAGATTGTGAGGAAAATATTGATCCAAAAAGTCAAACAAGCATTTATATACATCAACATTTGACATAGATATGTGACCATTTAATTAAAAGTTTTCCTATTTATGCCTAAATTCGTTACACAGTTTAACATAGTTATTAACTATTTCATTAAAACAGATCCAGTTAATGTTGattttgaaattaaaaatagtaGCATTGACTCACATCAATAAAGTCAGAGAGAAAGCAAGAAGGCACATTCTGAGGAGGCTTAAAGAAGGCCATTTGCATCAACTCCCTCAGTTTTTCTGGTGTTTGAGCCAACAAAATACTGATGGCATCTTCAATATTCTTCACACTAAGCAACCCTGTTTCCATATCGCTTTCGTCGAAACAAACACCAGAAGCCGCGATCACCACCTTATCAACCTTCTCCGGGTACTGCACTGCCATGCAGTACCCCACAAACCCGCCGTAGCTCAGCCCCATCACATGTATCTTACCTTGAAATGTGCAACGAGTCAAATTTCGAGTTACTCAAGTTAAACggattttaaaattttgaatatGAATTTGAGaaaactttttgctaaattcgtTTCGATTTGAATTCAAGtctaattaataaaaaaattctcAATGCAATTTTTAAAAGCTCATATTActaaaaaatacacatacaaatcCATATAGATATTATGCTATAGTAATTTTTATTACGCTACGCTTTTAAAAGTAGGGTAATAATTATTACGCTAACTCATTTATTATATATTACAACAAAATAAAGTAGCTTAATAATTAATACGCTATTTTAAAACAATGAGCGAGTGataacgaataaaaattacatcgagtcTGATTAAAACAAAACACTGTCATATGTTTGCTAAAAAAGCTAAAACAATGGCAACACTGTCGTAATTTTGAccagggataaaatcgtaatttgtcaaAACTACAACAATGACAAGACTGCGATTTTGAACTGGGGGTAAAAATCGTAATTAGTCAAAAGCTACAACAATGACAAGATTGTAATTCTGAAccgggggcaaaatcgtaattctAAACTGGGggtaaaaatgtaaattgttcgGGCCAATGGGGAAGTGTGAGGTAGGTAGCTGCGTGACACTATTCTCACCCATGGCCTATAAACATATGCACAATTGAATCCAAAATCACAACCTagaattcgattcgaaattcaaTACTAAATTCGAGTCGAATGCAAATTCGATTCGAAAATTCAAAAACCAAACATCTAGTTTTTCAAGTTCAATTCGAACACTAACACTAATATTCTTACCAACAACACCAACATCTTCCAAGGCTGCCATAACACACTCCGCTTGGAACTGTTCGGTCCGGTCCGGTCTAGTCGTGTACGAGTCTCCAAAAAACAAAAGGTCCGGTATGTAGACATTAAACTTTGAAACAAGTGGAGATACAAAATCATTATATTGCCACATTGCGTTGGCACCAAATCCATGAATAAGGAGCAAACTAGGCTTGTTTGGTTTATAGCTTTTGGGGATCCATATATGAATAACGGTTGCGCCGTCGTGGAGGTTGACCGTGGTTGACTTGAGGCCGGTGCGGCTGAACGAGTACCGGAAACACCAGTCTCGTGATGCTGTGAAGCTACAACACCTTGCCATGGTTTATTTATAGGAGTTGATAATATAGCGTTGAAGTCGTCGGAGAAAATAAGTTTTTAGTTATTATACGGTATGAATGGAATATTACTGGGTACGTTACGGTGACGGAGATGATGATTGAGAGGGTTTGGTTAGGTGGTGTTGATGATAAACAATGAATGATGTGTTGATATTGTACTTGGTGTTTTGTTTGAGGTAGAAAGGTTGTTGTCCTATATTGGAATTTCATCGAAATGAACAAGAGTCAACAGACGAATCACAAGTTACACATGAATGGCACAAGGTGTACACTGAGCCGCCGGTTTAAACGGAGGTAGAGTTTTCAAACGAATTTTAAATTAGAGTATGTGCTATGTGAAATGTTAAAAAAGATAGGTATGGTTGTGATGGTGTGAATATTTtgctttattatttttatttatttaatatttaagtTGTAATGAAATACTAAATAATTTAAAATTTAGAcaactaaatttttttttaacttaaccttaaaaatattttttaacttaaccttaaaaataaaataacaattatataaaatttatttataattaaATTAACAATCCctaaagttaaaattttaaaaacttaATCATTTATTGGTTACTTATCGACTTATAGTATTCCTAACAGATTTATGCTTTTGCCTTCTCAAAAAGATCACGACGGGCTCCCGATAGATGCTTGATGTTAAGAGAAAACAATTCAAATCTGATCGTGCCTTTGCCTCTGTTTCTTTAAGGTGACGAGGGTTGGCATCCTCGTCGTTAATTTTTCCAAACTTTCTTAGAATTTGACATTTGTTGAGGCTGTTGATCAACTTTAAACTCATCAACGATGTTGTGGAGATCGATTTGTGTACGGACATCCAAGCTATCTTGGAACGTATATTCGTTGGACGAAGatgtttttgttgattttgatgATTGAACCATTAACTTAACTAAGGACCACTTTGTTGATTTTCTCAAGACCTCCCAAACTGGTTTTTGAGTAAACGGAATATTCATTTCCTCGTAATATTCTTCAAAAGAACTTTTATAAACAGCAAGGTCATAAACCACTTGGCTAGTTATTCTAGTTTGTAATGTAGAATCTATGTCCATTTTACCAAAACAATCCAACCATTAGACCAATATGCGTCCATTTTACCAAAATCATGTGATCGACGTTGAAAGGTCAATAAAAAGATGAGTTAAGATCTCTATCCATATGACATTAACTCAATGTTTTCAACacaatctgattgtttaaatgtTTCAAACCATAAGTTAAACTCAACGTAACTTTACAGGTTAACGAATTCAATCCCGAAACCTAATTAAAAACTAGAATAAAAAATTCACTCGTACAAACCCTACACCGAAGAAGATCACACGTTAATTAGCCTTGCCTCTTTATGATTTGATCCTCAATTCATGAAAACCTTGATTGGAATCTCGAGTGGAATGAATGAAAGCCTAAAATTGCCTTTAGATAGCTTTAAAACGGTTGGGAAATAAGATAATTTTGAAACCCTAACTTGTGGGGTTAAGTAGGTCAAAATCCCACAAAATCCAGATTTTCACACGTCCAGTCGTAATTTAATTTACGGCAGACATAATGTAATTTATGGTCTCATAGTAATTTAGTGAGCAAATCTTTTGTAAACAACGTAACTTACGATCATTTTCACGGACCATATACAGACTCCTATCGTAATTTACAACGGGCCAGGCTCGAATCTTCAAAATTTCAACTTTCACCATTTGTTTGTTTTAACCTCCGAACTTCCTTCCAATGCTTCTTTAACCAACATACTCAAAGTAACAATGCTCTAAACCAAAAACCAATAACACCTAATCAAACACATTAGAACTTCGAATTTAACCCACAAGACATCATGTCCGAGGTATGGTATTCTCCTTGGCCCATTGTGTTAAGAAAATCTTCGCCTAAATGTGTTTCCAAAAATCGGTTGATTTTTTATTCTTCCCTCTAATGAATAAATATAAAGAAATAAAATACAACACAAAATAATGAATAAATATAAAGAAATAAAATACAACACAAAATAAAAATACAATAAAACATTATTATTGCCAAAATTTAGAAATAAACATTAGTTATGTCCTCGAACACGTCTACCTATGCTCATGACAAcaccacttcttaggccatgggtatggggcttgggttgggacGTGGGTTGGGAGAAAACACCCAAGGCACCacctcgggtgggcttgggtttggggcgtggcccttggggcttgggtttcaagccaggcgtggggcgggggagcaaggtgacatggcggttgCTGAGTGGCCCATTCAAAGTAGCCGTTGGGGGctagtttaaaaaaaatctgttttCCTTTATATATACTTACcacatttaacatttttctcacacaatatcaaacacataaaacacaatattaccatgagttcttcaagttatagtgaatcgtcatcatctgacgatggtacggaaatatttctacaaacgatcgcggcggtggtgaaagctatcgtgaatcgtcatcatcatctgacgtgGACCCAAAGGAACTTTCTTTGTAAAGGGGATTGAGTACATGTACGGGTACTACCTAGTTTatgggatttacccagagtggggggttttcgtaaaatcgttcacaagacacggtacctcagatccaaagagattaaagtttaacagggtccagatggctgcacgtaaagacgtcgagcgagcattcggtgttttgaagaaaaggtggcgaatattggcaatgccttgtcgactatgggacaaggatcaaattggaaacgtgatgtacacatttatcattcttcacaacatgattttggaggatgaaggtagagcggtcgtaacctactatgatgatgatgacccccaaccaggtaacgtaacagacgaagataaagcggcaaatgattttttaataaagtcaagggatatacatcagaaccttcgagctgatttggtagaacatgtttcaacgattcctggattcgaaaccgacgaagacgacgaagaatgactgttttttattttgataattattatgtatgtttatgtatttttttaaaaaaatatgtatgtttattttttatgtagttataaatataaatatatattaaaaaaatttgatGTGGCTATGCCACCCGCCCAGCcatgcccaacccaagccccaaccaTACCCCTTGAAAACTTGGCTTTGGGTTGAGAATATTCAAGATCCACGTGTCAccaaatgcccaacccaagcctcaacccaagccccaccataccccatgatCTTAGTTGATAGAGATCTTTTCCCTTTATGATCAGAACTGAACAACATAAGCCATGCTTTTGCCTTTCAATCATAAAAGAAGATGTATCAAATGAAATTATCCAAGTTATCATGCTAAACCAAAGTCTTGATAAGTTAGCCTAGTGTTTAGTCATTTGATTTCTCTTTTTGAGATCTCAAGTTCAACTCCCACTAGCATCACTTTGAAGGACATATGTGGTGACAATGAAGTTTAGAACTAGGTCTCTTTGGAGGCCCCCAGTTCGAAACCGAGCCGAACCGGGTTTTACCGCAGTGGGCCTTCGGGCGGGTGGGTTTGCCCCGGAACTGATGGTTCGGGTATGCATCTAACTTTGATCGTTATGAAGGAGGGGCTGTGTTTACTCGATTGTGGGCAACCCAGAATGCTTATCCGGTGATTTAGTTACGCGTTAAAAAATCATGCAAAACCAAAAAATCTTTATTTAATCATGCAAATGGGCTGAAGCCCAACTTCTGGTAGttccactttttttttttttttttttttgaaaagtctGGTAGTTCCACTTGATAGGGCCACTTAGGTTATAGCCTGGTGGTGGTGGTTAAGAGAAATTATCTCTTGTGAGAAGACCAAGGTTCAATCCTTAGAAGGTATAAGTATTTAAAGGGAAaaattagccgttaaaaaaagttCCACGTGATAGGCAAGCCAATAGAATTTGATGCAAAAATAAATGCCCTCGTTCAGAGTTGACTCAAGTCAAGACCTTCTCCTCAACCGGCTGGTATCTCGTAATTCATAAACAGAAAAATACTTTATTTCGAAAATAGAAAAAAGTGTTAATATTCACACATTCCCCCTCTATCAATTTCTATATATAGAGATTGAGTgaaaaataataagaaaatacGATGTAGGAATATTAGAATAAGATGAGCAAAAAAAAATGTGTAATTagaatattttacaaaaaaaagttAGAAATTCCATTAGACAAAAAAAACcaatttatatgttaaataaatatCATTCTCAAACCCTTAGAATTGGCAATATGCATATATTACTGAATAAGTGCTAAATAGGAGTAGATTAGAAGTAGACATGGTGCTAAATAACTGGGCCTGTCTAACTAATTCGGAGGCCCAAAGCGAAACAAAAAATCGAGGGCCTAGAGACAAAAATGAACCACTCAAAACGGGTCTAGTATGTCACGAGTAAGCCGATCAAAACGTGTCAAATATGTCACAAATAAATGGGTCAAATATTGAGGATTCTACATTATAAAAGGAACGTTTTAGTGACAATTAAAGTTAAAGAAATGATACACTAAGTATTAATAATAATGTTCTAATTTTACcatatcatcaattgaagaggTCGCCCAACGATAGAGAGTTTAAACTAAACAACTGTCACAAACTTACAACTTGACATTTGAGAATCTGAAcattctatcaatacaagaaggTACAATGTTTTATAAGTGCAAAGCTTAACAATTTAGTTCTAATTTTGGTAAAACAACAACAAATTATCCAAAATTCAAAGCTATTATATAACCTTCACAAACAAACGTACACCTAAAATATGAAGCTAAAAACATTAATTAACGTTCTACTAATAATCAATTAAAATAAGATAAGAATCGATTTTGATTTTGATACATGGCAGCTTGCGATTTATAATGGAAACCCGATTTCAATTTTTGAGACTTGTAGTTGCAGTTGTTAAATGAACGTAGGATTGCAGTTTTGATTTTGATTAGGTTTGAGTGTGGTAACTAAAGGGCCTTTTAGTGGGCTGTTAATAAAAACTATGGAAGGCCACCAAGGTCCGATGTATTAAAGTGGGAAACATcaaacaaaaaagaaaaagacTAAGCAGTGGTCAATAGGATTCGAAACGACGTCTTCACAGGCACAGAGCAACACGTTTACCAGCAAACTAAGCCGATAAAATGATTTTTAGTAATAAAAGTTCAATTAATATCCTTAtttaatctatatctatactatataataaaagaaaccaatgaatggacacatgtcattcattggagtCATCTATTTTTAAgttatcttttaaaaaaaatctattttttagttttctcatctcTATCTTCtacttaattataattaatattaattaaaagataactATAAATGTTTTGGTTGCTATTacattaatatattaattttttatataCTTTTTGCTAGATATAAAATTTAATCttataatctttttttttttcttttaatttttccATTTTGTAATATTTATAACATctttttacgttaacattttattaatatataatacTTATCGTATTAATATACATATTAGATTAGTGATCTACTATATATTTGTTATCTTTTAATATAAAATGTAAActgtttaataaatataatttaattttatattataaataatctagagttaattacatagttagtacctgtggtttgcacaaaataacatacttagaaCATTCTCATTCAATCCATCAAAACTTGTGAGGGTGAGTTTTTATAttgtaaagggtataaaaagtggttgtgagtggaggagagataaaatgttactgttcatctgtatatttagggggacactgttcacccagtataatttttttaatatatattgaaagtggttgtgagtgaaagaaagagaaaaatgtgatgataatattatttaattgaaaaggagagaggaaaagtatttgtttttagtgaaaatatattgatataggagttgttttttagtggaatgtatgtataatttgatggattggatgagaatgctcttaggtactaatagttaaAATCACCTTCAAGgatattaacttttcattttgtaacgtttggaggtattaacttttAGGGTATTAACATAATTGGTCCGTGtggtttgtacaaaataacatactaaggtactaatagaatgtgattttaaaactacaaataacgttaatacctccaaacgttacaaaatgaaaagttaataccctagagtgTGATTTTAACTCTTAGTATCTAAGTATGTTACTTtatgcaaaccacatggactaagtatgtaattaactcaataatctatatctatactatatgataaaaaaaacTAATGAGTGTACATTAAATATAAATCAATATAAGgtaaagagttaaatgttattttagtccctgtggtttgagccattttgttagtttagtccaaaggttttataatacacaaggtttttaaagatataataacAAGATATAACCTTTTATtaattggtatataaaattaaatgtGCTCAACCCATAtaatacatgaggttcttaaaaatgtaacttttttcattatctaatatataaaattaaatttactcaaccatACAATacacaatacacgaggtttttaaagatataacttttttttattatttaatgtataaaattacatttattcaacccatgtaataaacgagatttttaaagatatattgttttattatttggtatataaaattatatttattcaaccagtgtaataaacaaggtttttaaagatatattttttattatttgatatataaaattacatttattcaacccgtgtattacacggggttctaacctagtatataatatactagtattaagcccctgcgttgcagcgggtgtcataaaactgtgttaagtagtagcaatactataccattgtcagcaaccaccaacaccggaaaagctcgtataaacaaaataaattaaaacgggaaaaaaataacgccgagcgaaaaacagacgtaaaatctttgaatgaCGCACGCTCggtgctgagaaattaaaccgaaacgtaaaacatagaaaaaaataactaagtccatccaggacccacgtgttggacgaacttgtcaaacgcagaaagATATGACGCGACGGGCCAgttaaacgggaaaaaatatacaaaaaaatgttgaacccca encodes the following:
- the LOC110910621 gene encoding lipase 1; translation: MARCCSFTASRDWCFRYSFSRTGLKSTTVNLHDGATVIHIWIPKSYKPNKPSLLLIHGFGANAMWQYNDFVSPLVSKFNVYIPDLLFFGDSYTTRPDRTEQFQAECVMAALEDVGVVGKIHVMGLSYGGFVGYCMAVQYPEKVDKVVIAASGVCFDESDMETGLLSVKNIEDAISILLAQTPEKLRELMQMAFFKPPQNVPSCFLSDFIDVMNTEHVQEKRELIETLHKGRKVSNLPKITQPTLIIWGEHDQIFPLELGHRLKRHLGENAELVIIKNSGHAINAEKPKELYKNMKSFLTDHK